The Humulus lupulus chromosome 4, drHumLupu1.1, whole genome shotgun sequence genome has a window encoding:
- the LOC133832665 gene encoding uncharacterized protein LOC133832665 encodes MEVEQIFNRAFNEVLSGVLTMSVGWRRSGALTAQYEKRLGEQLKASEDKHAEELKMAEHQATLIKAIETKEKYKEASFHNFKEAYKLQDDLVISRKETKGLEECIKELEETNAKNLERYKGATFKCFYMFWKHNRGAEFSYLSERMRHSEINKCLARLEEEERAKVPTSPKTSLATGTDGLDEEIGASVDQQIPQDPPAS; translated from the exons ATGGAAGTCGAGCAGATCTTTAACCGTGCGTTTAATGAAGTGCTAAGC GGAGTTCTAACCATGAGCGTTGGCTGGCGCCGCTCAGGGGCCTTGACTGCTCAATACGAGAAGAGGCTTGGTGAGCAGCTCAAAGCATCCGAGGATAAACATGCCGAGGAACTTAAGATGGCTGAG CACCAGGCTACCTTGATCAAAGCCATCGAAActaaagagaagtacaaggaggcttctTTTCATAATTTCAAGGAAGCCTATAAGCTTCAAGATGATCTAGTCATCAGCAGAAAGGAGACTAAGGGGTTGGAGGAAtgcatcaaagagctcgaggagacaAATGCCAAGAACCTGGAGAGATATAAGGGAGCCACTTTTAAATGCTTCTATAtgttctggaagcataaccgtGGGGCAGAATTCAGTTATCTATCAGAGCGTATGAGGCATTCTGAGATAAACAAGTGTCTGGCTcgccttgaagaggaggagagagcGAAAGTTCCAACATCCCCTAAAACCTCTTTGGCTACGGGCACCGATGGCTTGGACGAGGAAATTGGGGCCTCCGTCGACCAGCAaattcctcaagatcctcctgcttcataa